DNA from Variovorax sp. V213:
TGGGGTTTCCACAGCAGGTGACGCTCGCGGGTACGGCAACGGTGCGCATTGCCGCATAGGGCGAGCAGTCAGGCCGCGAGGATCAATACCTTGAACTGGCTCGGCACGATCCGCATGCCGACGATGTTGCAGCGGTTTTGCACGGTGATGCTTGTCACGCGCGTCGCGGGTGTTCCCTTGAGGAGCACGGTGAACGCACCGGTGATATGGCGTGACTGCTGCATGAAGGTCTGCGACACCACGCCCCCCAGCACTCCAGGTTGATCGCCCAGGGTGATGGGCGTGGTGGTGGCCATGTTGTGGGCCGGCATCGCCATGAACAGGATGTTCCAGGCGTTGGGTATGGCCATGGGGCCCAGGGCCATGTTTGGAAACGGAATGGGAACGGGTGTCCTGCACACGTCCGGAAAGGCCAGGTCCATTCCCATCAGCTGGCAATTGGCAAACATCGCTTGAACTCCCCTGTCAGCCCATGTGGATTTGCGCGGCATCGACCTTGACGAGGTCCTTGCCGGTTACCACGGTGTGGTTGCCATGAATCCGTATCGTTTCGGTGGCCTTGCAGTCCAGATGGCCCACGCGAACCTGGTCGATCTCGTCCACCAGCCGCAGCGCATTGCGCGCCATCTGGACGATGCGATCTGCCACGACCTCGAACACCTTCCCGACGAGGCGAAAACGCCCCACCGTCGCATCGACCGCCTGGCTCGTATAGCGCATCTCGTCGACGTGGCAGCGCGCCTGGCCGGCTCGCAGGCCCCAGTGAAGACTCTTCATTTCCAGCGTGGCGCCGCTCTGGATGCGAACGTCTCCAGCGCTCTCGATGGATACGCCGGCCTGGCCGCCCAGCTTCAGTTCCCCGGCCGAGTCGATGTGGCTTACCGCCCCATCGGCCTGTTCGATCACCGCAATCAAATAGGCCCTGGTACTGTCCGGGCCCGATACCAGCACAAGGTCCCCGACACCGGGCCTGAGCAGACAGCTGGCAGCGCGACGGCACAGCCGCACCGCACCCTGCTCGTCCTCGACGGCGATCCGCCCGTCCGGCATCAGCGTGGAGAGCCGCCCCATGAAATGGACCGGAGTCGGTTCGTTCGGGGCTGCACGCAGTGAAACGACGTTCATGATCTATTTCCTTTTCGACGTGGGTTGGCATTGCACAGGGCGGCGCTTCAATGGGCGTCGCTCCATGCCTGGGCTTTGAACAGGTCCGGATCGTTCTCGATGATGCCGCCGCGTCCCGAGAAACGAGCCCCCTGCTGCATCGCGCGGTGGAAGCGCGTGCGAAGAAAGTGTGCGCCGCGCATGTCGGCGTCCACGAGCTCCGCATGGGAAAAGTCGGCGTCCTGCAGCGCGGCGCCATGGAAATTTGCGCCGCTGCAGCGTGCGCGATGAAACACGCTCAGCGGCAGCCGTGCTTCGCCGAAGTCGACGCGTTCGATTCTTGCGTCGACCCAGATCGATTGATCGAAGCGCCCGCCGCTGCAGTTCGCGTCGCTCATGTCGGCTTCGGGAAAAAGGGTGTGGCACGCATCGACGCCGGAGAAGTTCGCCTTGCGCAGCAGCGCCCCCTTGAAATTGCTCTGGGTCAGCACCGCGCCGCTGAAATCCACGCCGTCCATGCGGCTGTCGGTGAACTGGCAGAGCACGAACTCCTGCCCCGCGAGACGCTGGCCCGTGAGATCGCACTCCATGAACGTCGAGCTCTCGCACCGCGCGCCACCCAGTTCCACCTGGCGAAGATCCATCCGGAAGAAGGTCGCGAATGTCAGCGATGCCCCTGTGCAGTCCAGCCCATCGACCTGGGATTCGCCCACCGTGACGCGATCGCACCGGTGGGTGCGCAGGTTCATCTGCGACATCCGGCATTTGAAGAATGCCACCCGCTCCAGGCTCGCGCCTGCAAATACGGCTTCGTCGAGGGCCGACTCCATGAATGAGGCGTCCTGCACCAACGCGTGATCGAGGCGCGCCGCCTCGAGGCGGCTTCGGAAGAAGCGCGCGTCCTTGAGCCGCGCATGGCTCAGGTCGCTGCGCACGAATGCGCAGTTGGACAGGGTGCCGTCTTCCAGGCTGCAGCCCGCAAGCTGTGCGCCGCTGAAATCCACGCGCTCGAACATCGCCCCCGAAAGGTCGAGTCCACGCAGGTCCCAGCCCCTGCAGTCCAGATCGGTCACAGCCACACCATGGTGAATGTTGTCCAGCAGTTCGTCACGCGTCATCGAGTCGTCTCGGTGCGCCGGGCAGGCAACACCTTGGCGTTGTGGGTATAGGCACTGTCCAGCCGCGTCGAACCATCGATCACGGCTTGCGACACGTCTGCGCGGAACAGGTTCGCGTTGTGGAAGTCCGCCATGCGCAGATCCGCCTTGGAAAGATTGGCATCGATCAAGTTCGCACCGATCAGCGAGGCTTGCGAGAAGTCGGTGCGCACGAAGAGGCTTTCACCGCCGTCCAGCCGATCGAGCCGCGCGCGACGCAGATCGCAGCTGGAAAAGTCGCACCCCTCGAGCCGCGCGCCGCTGAGATCCGCGCCCGTCAGCGTCACGCCGCGCAGACCGCAATGCTTGAAGACCGCGTCGCGAAACACCGCGCCGGCCAGCGTGCTGTCGCTCGAGAAACTGCAGGCGGTGAAGGTGGCGCCCGTGAAATCGAGACCCTCCGGCCCGCTGATTGCAACAAAGCCGCAACTGGCCAGGGTGGCATGTGCGAAGGACACGCCTTTGAGCGTGCATTCGATCCATCCCATCTGCCGGAAGTGCGCTTCGTCGAAAGAGACATCTTCCAGCGTCATCTTCATCATCGCGACCTGCTGCCAGCGGGAACGCCGCAAGTCGCATTGCTGCCAGACGCTTTCGTGGGTGTTGGTTGCCTCGAACTCCACACCGGCCAGCACGCAGGCGCGAAAGACCGTCTTGTGGCAGTTCGCATGGCGCAGGCTCGCACCGCTGAAGTTCGCGCCGTCGCATTGCGCGCCCCCGAGATTCGCGTGGTCGAGCCGCGCGTTGGTGAGCGTCGCACGCTGCAGCCGGGCGCGCGCGAGCACGGCCCGGGTGAAGTCGCAGCCATCCAGGCGTGCGCCGGCAAGGTTGGCATCCTCGAGATTCGCGCCCGAAAAATCGGCACCGCTCAGATCCATGTCCGACAAATCGGCGCCTGTGAGATTCGCGCCTGCGAACCGGCGCTGCCCCGGCTCGGCGGCACCCAGGCGCCGGCGCAGCTTGGCAGCGCGGAAGGTGGTCATCGCCGGGGCCGGATCGAGCAGATGGGCCGTATAGAGATGCCCCTGGCGAATCTGCGAGGCCATGCGCTCGCGGGCCAGCGCCGCCTGGGCCGCCTCCTCGACGCCCTCGGGCCGGCCCTGCCGCCCGAACTCCTCGATCCGGGCCAGCTCCTCGATCATCTGGTCGGGATCGAAGCGGCGACGCCCTGCCGCGTCGGCGAGATCGGCGCCTTCGACGCCCAATTCCGCCATCGCCTTTTCGCTGCGGGCCTTGAGCTCGTCGCGGGCCTGCGTGATTTTCTGCTCGGCCCGCGCACTGTATTCCGGCAGATCCTCCAGTTGCAGCGTGCCCTCGAGCAGTACCGGGGGCGGCAGAAACTTCGCGGGATCGAGCCCTTCGCTTTCCAGCTTTGCGCGCCGCGTTTCGTAGTCGCGGAGCTGGCCGGCCCGCTGGTTGCGCACCATGGGACGATTCGCCACGTCGGGCATCTGGTCTGCCGCCCACGCGCCCATGACGGCCTTGGGTACGAGGTCGCTGTCGCGCACTGCGTGAATCGCAGTCTCGGGGGCCAGGCGCAGCCGCAGCACCGCCTCGTAATGCGAGAAGGGCCTCGACTCGGCCTCCAGTTCGAGCGCCGGCATGAGATGCTTCACATCGGCCGCATCGTCTTCGGCAATCGCGAAGCTTCCATGCCAGATCAGAATCGCGCGCCGCACATGGGGGAAGAACCATGCGGTGGTCAGGCGCAGCGGCGCTTCCTGCAAGTCGCCGCCGTCCTTTTGCCAACTCGCGAAACACCGTGCCCGCCAGCGCGGCAAGGCGCCGCGCAGCACCGGCTCGGCGGGATGCATGTTCCAGATTTCATAGCCGGCGCCTGCCGGCAGTTCGCCCACATCGGGCCAGCGCTGGTCGGGCGGGGCGGCATTGAAGAACCGCCAGTCCATGTCGTCGGCGAAGCCCGGGTACTGCTCCTGCAGCCACTGCTGTCCATATGCGGTGCCCAGCAGTCGCATGCGCTGGGGCCAGTCCGGTGGAATCGCGCCCATGCTGGCGGGGCGGACGTGCTGACCGCGAGAGGCCATGCGTGCATCCGGCGCCTCCACGTTGGGCACACGCCGCACGGGCACCCCGTTGACCATTTCGTCGACCCGGCCCATTCCCTGCGGGTTCTCTGGAACGTCCGGACCGCCGTACGCATGCGCCCAGTCGAGTCGCATGCTGTCGAACGGCTGCGGCGCGGTGGCGCGGCCGTCGAGCCAGAAACGGTCGCCGGATACGGTCAGCGCCTTCTCCCTTTCGGCAAGCCGAACCTTGACGGCGCAGATTGTCTTTTCTTGCTGGTGGGCGGTGTACGCATGGCCGCTCACGAGCATTTCAGGCAGCAGCTTCGGAATCCCCAGATCCAATACGTTGCCGGGCCCGATCTCCTCGGCCGCCAGCTGCCAGAGCTCCTGCTCGGGCAGCAGCATCGGTTGCGCCTCCAGACTGACCAGCCCGAGCACCGAAACGCCCAGCGTGTCACGCCCCTGCCAACGGTAGGGACGCGTCAATGTGCTGAGACGAAAGGGCTTGACCGTTTTCATGGCGCGCTGCTGCCCTTTGACGATGGCTCGGCGGCGGACAGGATCTGCGGGATCTTCATTGCCTCGGCTCGTCGATGGCGATGTCGCGCGTGGCTGGGTCCACCTTGACCTGGACCGTGCGGCCCGGTGCGAACTGCGGCATCTTCACTGGCGACAGGGGCACCGTGAGCTCCGCCTCGAAATCCGGCAACCCTCCCACTGCATCGACATGCAGGCGCAGGCGGGTGAGTATGTAGATGCGGTCGATGCGTGTCCTGGTATCGGTGCTGTCCAGCACCTTGGCGGTCGTCGGCAAGCCGACACGCAGCACATGCGCGGCGCGATCGGCGCCCGCTGCCTTGGCATTCGATGCCTTTTGCAGCTTGAGAATGCCAAACGCGCCGGACACCACCACGACCAGCGCGGCCAGCGGGATGAGGAAGTACCAGAAATTGCTCGAAGCCATGGCCGTCAGGCGGGAAGTCGGTACGACGGGCAAGGGACCATCAGGCAATGCCCGTCAGCATCTTGAAGTACAGCAGCACACCGCCCATGTTGACGTCATAGCCGGCATTGCCCGTATGGGCGATCGTCTGCGTGGTCGTGTACAGGCCGAAGGCATAGGCGATACCGAACAGTTCGCCCTTGGCGCCATTGGTCGATATCTGGATTCCGTTGTTGAAGTTGGCGACGCCCGAGCTGCTGGTGAGCGCGATGTTGGCCCCGACGTTCAGGCCCGAGCTCGTGAAGCGCGTTGGCGCCGAGTCCCAGATGCTTGCCCGGTTGATGCGCTTGACGTGCTCGCCCTCGATGATCACGTCGCCTTTGGCCGTGATCTCCACGTTGCCCGACGTCGATTCGATGTACACGCTCTTCGCCTTGCCCACGTAGTCGCCGCCCGTCACGGTCGATGTGTGCGTGCCATCGATGGTTTCGGTGAGCGTCGATGTGATGTGGTCGACCCCTGTGCCGGTGATCTCCCGGTCCCAGCCTGACTTGTACCTTTCCGTGCGCAGCGAATCCTCCGCCGTGAGCTTGGACTCGCCCTTGACTTTTTCCTCCATGCCACCTTCGACCTCGACCAGGAATCCGCTCTTGAAAGTCTCGTGCCGCTGTCCGGCCGTCACGATGACTTCGGAGGTGCCGGTCTCGACAGTTTCCTTGGCACCGCCCTTGGTCGTGATCTCGATCCTGTCGTTGAAGAAGTGCTCCGTCAGCCCGCCCGACACCTCCAGCTTCGAGCCGGTCTGGTACATCGCATGGTCCAGACCCGCCTTGACGGTCGTGGTGCGCGCCTTTCCGACGGTCAGCGTGTCGTTTCCGGTGATCGTGGTCGTCCGATCGCCGGCGATGGTGTCGCGCTCGTCCGCTTCCACGTCGATTTCGAAATCCTTCTCGGCATGGATCCGCACGAG
Protein-coding regions in this window:
- a CDS encoding pentapeptide repeat-containing protein, which encodes MTRDELLDNIHHGVAVTDLDCRGWDLRGLDLSGAMFERVDFSGAQLAGCSLEDGTLSNCAFVRSDLSHARLKDARFFRSRLEAARLDHALVQDASFMESALDEAVFAGASLERVAFFKCRMSQMNLRTHRCDRVTVGESQVDGLDCTGASLTFATFFRMDLRQVELGGARCESSTFMECDLTGQRLAGQEFVLCQFTDSRMDGVDFSGAVLTQSNFKGALLRKANFSGVDACHTLFPEADMSDANCSGGRFDQSIWVDARIERVDFGEARLPLSVFHRARCSGANFHGAALQDADFSHAELVDADMRGAHFLRTRFHRAMQQGARFSGRGGIIENDPDLFKAQAWSDAH
- a CDS encoding DUF2169 domain-containing protein, giving the protein MKTVKPFRLSTLTRPYRWQGRDTLGVSVLGLVSLEAQPMLLPEQELWQLAAEEIGPGNVLDLGIPKLLPEMLVSGHAYTAHQQEKTICAVKVRLAEREKALTVSGDRFWLDGRATAPQPFDSMRLDWAHAYGGPDVPENPQGMGRVDEMVNGVPVRRVPNVEAPDARMASRGQHVRPASMGAIPPDWPQRMRLLGTAYGQQWLQEQYPGFADDMDWRFFNAAPPDQRWPDVGELPAGAGYEIWNMHPAEPVLRGALPRWRARCFASWQKDGGDLQEAPLRLTTAWFFPHVRRAILIWHGSFAIAEDDAADVKHLMPALELEAESRPFSHYEAVLRLRLAPETAIHAVRDSDLVPKAVMGAWAADQMPDVANRPMVRNQRAGQLRDYETRRAKLESEGLDPAKFLPPPVLLEGTLQLEDLPEYSARAEQKITQARDELKARSEKAMAELGVEGADLADAAGRRRFDPDQMIEELARIEEFGRQGRPEGVEEAAQAALARERMASQIRQGHLYTAHLLDPAPAMTTFRAAKLRRRLGAAEPGQRRFAGANLTGADLSDMDLSGADFSGANLEDANLAGARLDGCDFTRAVLARARLQRATLTNARLDHANLGGAQCDGANFSGASLRHANCHKTVFRACVLAGVEFEATNTHESVWQQCDLRRSRWQQVAMMKMTLEDVSFDEAHFRQMGWIECTLKGVSFAHATLASCGFVAISGPEGLDFTGATFTACSFSSDSTLAGAVFRDAVFKHCGLRGVTLTGADLSGARLEGCDFSSCDLRRARLDRLDGGESLFVRTDFSQASLIGANLIDANLSKADLRMADFHNANLFRADVSQAVIDGSTRLDSAYTHNAKVLPARRTETTR
- a CDS encoding DUF4150 domain-containing protein, which gives rise to MFANCQLMGMDLAFPDVCRTPVPIPFPNMALGPMAIPNAWNILFMAMPAHNMATTTPITLGDQPGVLGGVVSQTFMQQSRHITGAFTVLLKGTPATRVTSITVQNRCNIVGMRIVPSQFKVLILAA
- a CDS encoding DUF3540 domain-containing protein; the encoded protein is MNVVSLRAAPNEPTPVHFMGRLSTLMPDGRIAVEDEQGAVRLCRRAASCLLRPGVGDLVLVSGPDSTRAYLIAVIEQADGAVSHIDSAGELKLGGQAGVSIESAGDVRIQSGATLEMKSLHWGLRAGQARCHVDEMRYTSQAVDATVGRFRLVGKVFEVVADRIVQMARNALRLVDEIDQVRVGHLDCKATETIRIHGNHTVVTGKDLVKVDAAQIHMG